aagaaagaaatggaacattttattcaagccaaatttgaggattataatcaaggaagagcatctcagaaagctctgaggactatTCCACTcattagaagtcaaggcacagttatataagttttttgagacagagggctgaaCATCAAATGACGTCTTATTATCGACAGTTTACACAGTCCCTATCTAAGTGTCATTGTGGTAGGTCACATGATCCCTTACAAGATCAAggaatattatctttttttttttttttttttttttttttttttttttttttatgcgttacgcgggcctctcactgttgtggcctctcccgttgcggaggacaggctccggacgcgcaggctcagcggccatggctcacgggcccagccgctccgcggcatgtgggatcctcccagaccggggcacgaacccgtgtcccctgcatcggcaggcggactctcaaccactgcgccaccagggaagccccggaatattatcttttaaggagtGGTCTTGTTGATGCTAAGAGAATGgtgctctttatggttgagcaggtattcctgCTGATGGGGGAGATTTGGTCAATGCATGATGCAGGTACACCATGcagagtgggggaagggagaaggccAACAGACAGAGAagaactttttatatttaaatttttcttgccttgtcataaaatatgaattttatttcacaagcaGCAACAAGAATCTCCACACATGGTGGAGAGCAAAGGATCCCAGAGCCCCAGAGGTTATCATATGCATATGAAATTTGACCCCTGAGCTGTGGACCCATGGATGTTAGACTTGGGAAATGGTACCAGCATGATGAGTCTTTCTTCATTCCAAGGGGAGGAGCCAGTCAGAGGGATGTAAAATTTTCCCTAGCCTATGACCCTCTCCAAAAGAACCAAAGACCTCATCTTGCCTATTATGATGCTATTATCAAAGGTGTCCTCTTCAGCACTCCAGGTCATTCCactgagagagaaatgaagacacaaataTCTTAAAAAGTGCACCTATGTGAGTCTGGAACAGTTGGCAGAAATTGGTAGAGGTGAGGGTCATTTAAAATGGGAGTTGCAGAATGTCAGGGCTGGGAATGCATGACTAGAAACTACTAATATAAGCATCAGTCCACCAGCTAGCTAGTTTAAATTATTAAGGAATCTAATTGTGTCCAGGTAAGCAGGAAGGGGGATTCAGAGAACTCACTTCTCACACTATATTAGAACAAATAGGAGGACTGAAAATTactaaagtataaaagaaaattatttaaagcatGTAAAAGATTTACTTCATAAAAGATTAACCacaggaaatttagaaaattttaggcAGTGACTGCATTAAACTCTCAAGCAAATTGAAGAAAAACAGAGACTTGATGAAAGATGaaagttgaagaagaaaaatacactaaatcCAAGAAAGAATTTAAGACAACTCAAAGCATTGTagaattttaaatgacattagAAATAGTAAGGATCCCAATAcgctaaagagaaaaacaaatcacttgtaggggagcaaaatctgccaccccaaaatgtttctttggcatgtggattatttcaggctaaaacaatcaaggcccaaaagactcaggaagaaactctgaccttccccctaactgcctaaaagtaTTTAGATACAAGGACTGTTTCCAGAATATAGCTATCACTGGAGATActtgcaaagaatatgggctaggAGAGGTGGGGGAAACTCTGCAGGTCCTAGAggtcagagtccactctgtgtcccattgtctctggtggtccagcaaacatttatttatcaaacgtttgcttttccatctccgtGTGAATTGTCTTCCTCCCTTCTGAAGtgccaaaccactacccccaacatcctcttttgtctttaactGAAGATGATAAAGTGAGgattttggcaagttactcaatTTTTCTGAGTtcctcccatgtatacatgttattaaattttgtttgattttctcctgttaatctgtctcatgtcaatttaattcttagatcaGCCAAAAGaacttagaagggtagaggaaaaattcTTCCTCCCTAACACTAATATGAAGGTTaggtttgaaaaaataaaagctcaaaaTATAAGGATAAAGGACACTGATAAAAGTGATCTGGATGAtgataaatgagaagaaaaaataatggaaatttcaCACAATGAAAACTGGTgatcctgaagaaaaaaatagaacaaattaaacagaaaccacaacaaaacatttcttttttcaatttttgaataTTCAAATTGAAaggattaaagaattaaagataATTCTAATATGTAATGACCTCATCCTGATGGTGGGAGAAGAATGCTGGAAAAATTCTAttcctgtattctttttcttttcattaattaattaattatttttggttgcattgggtaggttgctgtgcatgggctttctctagttgcaatgagcgggggctactcttctttgcagtgagtgggcttctcattgcggtggcttctcttgttgtggagcacgggctctaggtgcacagacttcagtagttgtggcacgtgggctcagtagttgtggctcacaggctctagagtgtaggctcagtagttgtggcgcatgggcttagttgctctgcggcatgtgagatcttcctggaccagggcttgaacccatgtcccctacattggcaggtgggttcttaaccactgtgccaccagggaagccctattcctgtATTCTTTAGATAATTCAGTAAAACACAGTAAATGGGGTGGGTGTTCCtataaagggaaatgaaaatgttGGCAGGACTACAGTTAGACACATGCAGTCTTTTAGGTGAAAAAAATTTGGCTCACTTTTTCTTAAACACTCATTAAAAGGCAATGGCTCTCAACCTCAGCTGAACACTGGAATTActtggagagctttaaaaaacatTGATGCTTGGGTCCCACACCCCCAAAATCAGATTTAATTGGCTTGGGGTGTGAACTGGTAATTCTAATGTGGAGAAATGTATAAGACCCTCTGATTGGCACTGTCCCATGGAAAAAGAGTGCTGAAAGGAGAGGGAAATACACTCCTCCCAGGACACAAGAGCCCAGTGTGTAGGGCAGTAAAACATCAGAGCCAGAGACAAGGGAAATGTAAGGTGTAATCCCCAAAAGGCAACTTCAGGATTCACAAAAGGGCCTCAGGGCCATAGCTGTCATTTGATGAACACCTCaccatgtgttttattttttataaatttatttatttatttgttggtttgctttggctgcattcggtctttgttgctgcgcatgggctttctctagtggcgagaaagggctactcttcgttgcggtgcgcgggcttctcattgtggtggcttctcttgttgaggagcacaggctttaggcacgtgggcttcagtagttttggcacgcgggctcagtagttgtggcacatgggctcagtagttgtggctcacgggctgagttgctccgcagcatgtgggatcttcccggaccagggctcgaacccatgtcctctgcactggcaggtggatacttaaccactgcgccaccagggaagtccctcaccgtGTGTTTTATACTTCAGTGCCCACCAGTCCAGGACATTAGGACTGAAGGTCCCACCAGCATAGACAGTGCTAATCTCTTCTGGTGATAACACATAGTCCCACATGTTCACATCTCCAATGTCTCCCACCAGAGGCTGGTTTTTATCAAAGCCCCCAGCAAATGCATCCTGCTCCTGCCCCAGGACGATGCTTGCCTCTGTCCCCAAAGAGTATTCCCTCTTCATACTCCTCCTCACCATGGGCTTCCCATCCACCCAGAGCTCTGTAATCCCTGAGGTAGACTCCCAGGTCACACAGAAGTGCATTGGTGCAGAACTCTCAGGAGGCTTGAAAAAGACATCAGCTCCACTCACGGATACACTGTATACACCAGTCTTTCCCTTGAAGAGGAGGATCTCGTTATATTGTTAACTTGTGGCATAAGAGAAGAGGCTATAGTCGTGGGTCAGATCGGTATAGACATGCAGGCACACGGTCAAGGCCTTAAGTGGCTTTGTTAGCTGTGCAGTCAGCGTCACAACGGAATTATCCGACTCTTTGGGGAACACAAAGACCTTTGTGTGCATATCTGTAGCGTAAAAAAACAGAGAGGGGAAATGTCAGCtgcagagtttttttaaaaaacaaaactcaactgagtaaatttaagATCTAATTGTCATTATTCAATGACTCATGAAATGGGCAGCATCCcgtctagcagatagaaaggaactttgaagagctgtacaaaatgaaagccTTTTATAGACAGAAGAGGGTAGGAAGAGGAAGTTCCTAGAAAAGAGTGGATTATTTCAGGCAAGGTCACCTTCCTCTAGGGAAAGAAAGGGGTCTTATCGGGTGAATTACCTCATTAGAGAGGCCAGGTAATTCCACACTGACAGCTTAAAAGTCACATTCCTGGGAGAGGTGAAACTGCAATTAGGTTAGGTATTGCATCTTGACTTGCTAACATGGGACTTgacacaagtgactccattttaggtcagttgtctctttttttaaacgaTTCCCCCCTTTTGATCAACCTGAGGTATCTCCAGCTGGTGTGCAGGACCAGAAGCCAAATGGAGTCTTCTTTGACTGTGAGATGTGTACCTAAGGTTCAAGTCCCTGGATTTTGGCTGCCATTTGGGTAGTGAGGAGGACCATGGGTCCCTTCCAAAGAGATTCAAGGACAGTCTTTGTTCTTAGTGATTCCAagtcaggatgggagaaaattgAAACATTCATTTGCAGATTCATAGCcaaattcttaaagaaaatagaagaattcAGCACCCAGTCCAATTTGCAGATATATAACAAAACCTCAGGGACAATCAACAGGATTAGAATTTAATATCTACAAAGGTGCACACATAACTTTTCTCTCTAAAATcaccccatttttaaaaatcaaagataacCACAGTGAAactaatttatttgtattaaacttggcctgattatttacataaatgcAGTAAGAATAGTGATTGACCATATAAGCTCTTTGGAAGACTGCTCCATTGGAACCTTGTAAGTAAAGTACCAAGCCAATTTTTCCAAGGGGCTTTACTGACTCCAGAAAGTCAACCTTAGTTCCTTAAAAGTGTCTGGTCATATCCAAGTCTATGCACATCTCCCTCAAATATGACATTTCTGTCAAAGCCTCAGTAGTACAACCAGTGTTTCCAATTGTATACTGTTacaaggagaacagattcttattgaatTTATGTAAATGACTAACTATGATGccatgaaaagaatatttaagaattttcaaaTTTGGGAGaaatcaggtagagagaaaaagtaaatgtttcatctttgtttacaaaggtaTACTTGGCCAAATTGCTTTAAGTCATAGATAGCTTAAGAAAAAAAGGTATCCTGaaatctggagaaaaaaatattaagaaaactgcaatatttcaaacaaaacaattataatcATCTTCCTTAATTCCTTCCATCCCGTGTAATTGATATTTGTTTGCTTGAATCCAGTTTTTCCATTAGCTCTGTAAATTTTTACTCAACTTAGTTTTATGATGTTAAAGCTACAAGAAACCTGCACTTGTCAAAGTCCTTTC
The genomic region above belongs to Phocoena sinus isolate mPhoSin1 chromosome 1, mPhoSin1.pri, whole genome shotgun sequence and contains:
- the CRP gene encoding C-reactive protein; its protein translation is MEKLSLCFLVMISLPNAFSQTDMHTKVFVFPKESDNSVVTLTAQLTKPLKALTVCLHVYTDLSGTFSPNVLDWWALKYKTHGEGLPWWRSG